The following proteins are encoded in a genomic region of Candidatus Paceibacterota bacterium:
- a CDS encoding MBL fold metallo-hydrolase, whose amino-acid sequence MFILTSAQFKKGYRYLLALCLIDCLAFLFLLSNHSLQANGVYFLSVGEGDAELVRYKGKNILIDAGPDRQILKALGQLVPLGESIDLAIITHSNTDHYEGLRYVLESYPVRAVIMPEVSNPSPTYRSLLEELSLGSARFYLAKAGSRIELAKNSFFQVLWPLTNNINSSTDLNVQALVFFYQDEGKKFLFTSDIGEKEESKILMLYPDLKTDILKIAHHGSKGSNSYAWLKTLNPAYSIIEVGNNSYGHPTMEVLNRLADLNILTFRTDWQGTIGFVFKENGSFDLTYR is encoded by the coding sequence ATGTTTATTCTTACCTCGGCACAATTTAAAAAAGGGTATCGATATCTTTTAGCGCTCTGCCTAATAGATTGCCTCGCCTTTCTTTTTCTGCTCTCAAACCATTCTCTGCAAGCCAATGGAGTCTATTTTTTATCAGTTGGAGAGGGCGATGCAGAATTGGTTAGGTATAAAGGCAAGAACATTCTTATTGATGCCGGACCAGACAGGCAAATTCTGAAAGCTTTGGGGCAGCTAGTTCCCTTGGGAGAGTCAATTGATTTGGCTATCATTACCCATTCAAATACCGACCATTACGAGGGCTTGCGTTATGTCTTGGAGTCCTATCCTGTGCGTGCTGTTATTATGCCGGAGGTTTCTAACCCTAGCCCAACTTATAGAAGTCTTTTAGAAGAACTCTCTCTAGGAAGCGCTAGGTTCTATTTGGCTAAGGCAGGCAGTAGAATCGAGTTAGCGAAGAATAGTTTTTTTCAGGTTCTTTGGCCCCTTACCAATAATATTAACTCTTCTACGGATTTAAATGTCCAGGCTTTAGTGTTTTTTTATCAAGACGAGGGGAAGAAATTTCTTTTTACTAGTGACATTGGAGAGAAAGAAGAAAGTAAGATATTAATGCTTTATCCTGATTTAAAAACAGATATTCTCAAGATTGCTCACCATGGTTCCAAGGGCTCTAATAGCTATGCGTGGCTCAAAACGCTTAATCCTGCCTATAGCATTATAGAGGTGGGGAATAATTCTTATGGGCATCCTACCATGGAAGTGCTTAATCGCTTGGCTGACTTGAACATTCTTACCTTTCGCACCGATTGGCAGGGTACTATAGGATTCGTTTTTAAAGAAAACGGCTCATTTGACCTCACTTATCGATAA